The DNA window ACGAGAACGTTTCGTTTGTAGACGATGACGACCTCCAAGCATCTCTCGCTGCCCAGCGGCGGACGGCATTCAAGAAACGCAAGAAGATGCGCCCAGAAGACCTCGCCCGGCAATTGCGAGAAGAGGAATCACAGACTCCCATGGAGGTGGAAACCCCCGAGGAGAACGCGGAGGAGCCAGGACTGGTCATCGACGAAACCTCGGAGTTTGTCTCCAATCTACAGAAACCTACGGTGCCTGAACGGGAAGAGAGACGACGAACTTCTACTGAAGAGCCTACTAATGAGGAGGTCGCTGTCAagcccgagcccgaggaAGAGACAGCAGATGGGGATGTAGTGATGGCTGCCAtcgatgacgaggaggacctCACAGCCCTCAAAGAACGCATCAAGCGCGAGGAGTCTCAGGCCCAACCAGAGATGACCGGTACCGGACTCGAGGAGGAAGCCACCTTGGATCAGGGTCTGGGAGCTACATTGTCCATGCTGAAGCAGCGCGGTCTGGTGAAAGGAACAGACAGCGGCGACCACGTGTCGCTCATGCGCGACCGCCAGCGTTTCCTTCAGGAGAAGGCCAACCGCGAGACGGAAGGCGAGAAGAGGGCTCGCCAGCAGCGCGAGCGAGACCGTGCGTCCGGAAAGCTGGACCGCATGTCCGCccgcgagcgcgaggagtACGCCCGCGGCGTCAACAAGCAGCGCGACCAGCAGGACGCGCGCCAGTCGGCCGAGATGTTCAACCGCGATTACAAGCCCGACGTCCAGCTGCGGTACGTGGATGAGTTCGGCCGCGCGATGAACCAGAAGGAGGCCTTTAAGCACCTTAGCCACCAGTTCCACGGCAAGGGCAGcggcaagatgaagacggAGAAGCGGctcaagaagatcgaggaagagaagaagcgcgaggcCATGGGCGCCCTGGATAGCAGCCAGCATACCGGCATGAACAATGCCATGGGAGCGACGGCGCGAAAGAAGGGCCAGGCCGGTGTGCGCCTGGGCTAGCCCGTTTACTATTGTGTACATAAACTAGAGTGACCTACCTATCCATGATATGACAGCCCTAGAAGCCTTGCTGTTTCGGTCATGTCCTCCCGAGTTGCTTGTTAGATCATGTATTTTGCCCCGAGTCGACCCGAGTTGATCAATCTCCGCGTGTGGGGGAATATTCCCTCAAAAATTTCCCCCAAAGTCGGGCACTCAACCCCCGGCCCCCTTCCTGGTGCCCgtgttgttgttttgttgCTGCGCATTGAATCCCGGTTTTTATCGGCATGTTGGCAATCCTACCGGTCTGCGTCCATACAGATGGCAAACAGGACAATCAACAAAGACATCATCTCAATCTCTTCATGTCCATGTCATACGTCTGTCTGTATTTACCCCAAACTGGGCGTGAGGAGAGAGTGGAGCCAACCTGGATCAGCTCACCGGGAGGCGTCGCCCGATGTCGCGCGATCGGAGAGGGCCGTCAGGGGACGAGGCATGAGTATTATCATGACTATGATAATGGCGACGGGGGATTTTGTCTTGGCTATGTATTCTTTGAAGAGAACTGTATAGGCTATCCAAACAGAATCATTCTGGTCTATAACTTGTAGTTTGAAGTCCGTCTCCCAGCTCATACTTCTGGTATTTACCGGCGTATGCCATTTACCCGGGGCAACCAGCCAATCCCGCTCGGGCGCTGCTCTCGCCGGGCCGATGTACTGGTACTTTATTAGTAGTTCAATTTACTATTGTAGAAAAAGTACTCCTACATCCACGTGAGTCAGGCTGGTCCACCGCAGCATCTCCGACCATTTATTGTTCGCTCTTCCCTGTTCTCCCCTTGCCCCTTGGTTTCCATCCTCCATTCCATATTGTTTCCAGCTCatttttttgttctttcttttctgtaTCTacccatccaccatgctcTCCACTCTGAGAGTCGCCAGCCGCTCGGCTGCCTCGCGTGAGGCCAACTTGCGCACCGTCGTCATCGGTGCCAGACATGCTTCGGCCTGGGCCAATGTGCCCCAGGGTCCTCCTGTAAGTCAAGCTCGCGATGGTCAATTCCACCACTACCGGCTCAATGCTAATTCTCTGATCGCGTGCTAGGATGCCATTCTCGGAATCACCGAAGCATTCAAGGCCGACTccttcaaggagaagatcaaccTGGGCGTGGGCGCCTACCGTAAGCCTTTCCACATTACACCCATTCGTATCCAGGCTTGCTAATGCGATCGCGTTCCATCAGGTGATGACAAGGGCAAGCCATACGTTCTGCCCTCTGTTCGCACCGCCGAGGACAAGGTCGTCGCGTCGCGCTTCGACAAGGAGTACGccggcatcaccggcgtGCCCGCCTTCACCAACGCCGCTGCCGAGCTCGCCTACGGCTCCGACTCCCCCGTGATCAAGGACAACCGCCTGGTCATCACCCAGACCATCTCCGGCACCGGTGCGCTGCGCATTGGCGGCGCGTTCCTCCAGCGCTTCTACCCGAACGCGAAGAAGGTCTACCTGCCGAACCCCAGCTGGGCCAACCACAACGCCGTCTTCAAGGATGCCGGTCTCGAAGTGGAGAAGTACCGCTACTACAACCAGGACACTATCGGCCTGGACTTTGAGGGCCTGATCGCCGACATCAAGGCCGCTCCGAACAACAgcatcatccttctccacgCGTGCGCGCACAACCCGACCGGCGTCGACCCCACCGAGGCCCAGTGGCGCCAGATCAGCGACgtgatgaaggagaagggccactttgccttcttcgacatggCCTACCAGGGCTTTGCCAGCGGCAACGCCGACAAGGACGCCTTTGCGCCGCGCCACTTCGTCCAGGAGGGCCACAACATCGCCCTGTGCCAGAGTTTCGCCAAGAATATGGGTCTGTACGGCGAGCGGGT is part of the Penicillium psychrofluorescens genome assembly, chromosome: 4 genome and encodes:
- a CDS encoding uncharacterized protein (ID:PFLUO_006641-T1.cds;~source:funannotate), encoding MADALSIEQNNKIRAALGLKPLPVPGAGPVFKEDDDSSSGEEEEPASTVETRQAQGYDNWKKLQDDADAKKRREEKNAAIKRARDIAQRNKKLEGATLGESAADEIDTKTWLTQSKKRQKKIDKERARKLAEELEERERAAEYTAADLAGIKVGHNVVDFDGEEDHILTLKDVAVDDEEEVDELQNADLVEKEKTQEKLDLKKRKPVYDPTAENTGILSQYDEEIEGKKRKRFTLDAQGSSVEEREAKRQEVSDRLKNNIISLDFEPEVPASDYMDISEVKIKKPKKKKAKSTRQRTIIDDEDIATPAQSEGTPNGGASEMEIDSAPVEAAPRKQFNENVSFVDDDDLQASLAAQRRTAFKKRKKMRPEDLARQLREEESQTPMEVETPEENAEEPGLVIDETSEFVSNLQKPTVPEREERRRTSTEEPTNEEVAVKPEPEEETADGDVVMAAIDDEEDLTALKERIKREESQAQPEMTGTGLEEEATLDQGLGATLSMLKQRGLVKGTDSGDHVSLMRDRQRFLQEKANRETEGEKRARQQRERDRASGKLDRMSAREREEYARGVNKQRDQQDARQSAEMFNRDYKPDVQLRYVDEFGRAMNQKEAFKHLSHQFHGKGSGKMKTEKRLKKIEEEKKREAMGALDSSQHTGMNNAMGATARKKGQAGVRLG
- a CDS encoding uncharacterized protein (ID:PFLUO_006642-T1.cds;~source:funannotate); protein product: MLSTLRVASRSAASREANLRTVVIGARHASAWANVPQGPPDAILGITEAFKADSFKEKINLGVGAYRDDKGKPYVLPSVRTAEDKVVASRFDKEYAGITGVPAFTNAAAELAYGSDSPVIKDNRLVITQTISGTGALRIGGAFLQRFYPNAKKVYLPNPSWANHNAVFKDAGLEVEKYRYYNQDTIGLDFEGLIADIKAAPNNSIILLHACAHNPTGVDPTEAQWRQISDVMKEKGHFAFFDMAYQGFASGNADKDAFAPRHFVQEGHNIALCQSFAKNMGLYGERVGAFSLVCESAEEKKRVESQIKILIRPFYSNPPIHGARVASTIMNDPELNQQWLGEVKGMADRIIEMRSLLRTNLEQLGSKHDWSHITSQIGMFAYTGLKPEQMDVLAKEHSVYATKDGRISVAGITSGNVKRLAESIFKVTG